The following proteins are co-located in the Triticum aestivum cultivar Chinese Spring chromosome 1A, IWGSC CS RefSeq v2.1, whole genome shotgun sequence genome:
- the LOC123054295 gene encoding carbon catabolite repressor protein 4 homolog 4 has protein sequence MLLKPQAIWAASLPLFLGRRLLPSSSPPPSGRRLPFRPICKRRMSAQAEPRFAPLPTAQSEPDAGADGYQFRLVSYNILAQVYVKSAFFPHSPSASLKWKARSKAVLTELKSFNADLMCIQELDEYETFYRKNMESTGYSSIYVQRSGDKRDGCGIFYKPKSVELLQKEVIHYNDLVETCHLNDNVISAPSNNSSPSEESSGKEDNKKRGDPNDPRVRLKRDCVGLLAAFKLGDPCEHILIVANTHIYWDPEWIDVKLAQAKYLLSKVSEFEKIIANKFTCKPSVIIAGDFNSTPGDKVYNYLVSAGSESTDEALIKLRSLYAENGGEPEFTNCTPGFTGTLDYIFLSEGGSIKPTSLLRIPRGGSPDVEGGLPNFHHPSEHLPIGAGFQVLRASA, from the exons ATGCTCCTAAAACCCCAGGCAATCTGGGCGGCTTCCCTCCCTCTCTTcctcggccgccgcctcctccccagttcctctccccctccctccggccgccgcctccccttcCGCCC GATTTGCAAGCGGCGGATGAGCGCGCAGGCGGAGCCCAGATTCGCCCCTCTCCCCACAGCGCAGTCCGAGCCTGATGCCG GGGCAGACGGGTACCAGTTTCGGCTGGTTTCCTACAACATACTCGCCCAG GTTTATGTGAAGAGCGCATTTTTTCCCCATTCTCCATCCGCGTCTCTTAA GTGGAAAGCTCGTTCAAAAGCCGTTCTAACAGAACTCAAGAGTTTTAATGCCGACCTCATGTGCATACAG GAGTTGGATGAATATGAGACATTCTATAGGAAAAACATGGAAAGTACTGGATATTCAAGTATTTATGTCCAGCGATCTGGAGACAAACGGGATGGATGTGGTATATTTTATAAACCAAAAAG tgtggaACTGTTACAGAAGGAAGTAATACATTACAATGACTTGGTGGAAACATGTCATCTTAATGATAATGTAATTAGTGCCCCCTCGAATAATTCTTCACCATCAGAAG AATCTAGTGGAAAGGAAGATAATAAGAAACGTGGAGATCCAAATGATCCACGTGTGAGATTGAAGCGTGACTGCGTTGGTTTACTTGCTGCTTTCAAGCTTGGCGATCCTTGTGAGCATATCCTGATTGTGGCGAACACACATATTTATTG GGATCCAGAATGGATTGATGTGAAGTTGGCTCAAGCAAAGTATCTTCTTTCAAAAGTCTCTGAGTTTGAGAAAATTATCGCAAATAAGTTCACCTGTAAACCTTCTGTGATCATTGCTGGTGATTTTAACTCCACCCCTGGTGATAAG GTATACAATTACCTTGTATCAGCTGGCTCCGAATCTACGGACGAAGCCCTGATCAAATTGCGCAGCCTGTATGCTGAGAACGGAGGGGAGCCGGAGTTCACAAATTGCACTCCAGGTTTTACTGGAACATTGGACTACATATTCCTGTCGGAAGGCGGTTCAATAAAACCTACCAGCTTACTTCGGATCCCACGAGGGGGTTCCCCGGATGTGGAAGGAGGCCTGCCCAACTTCCACCATCCTAGTGAGCACTTGCCAATCGGTGCCGGTTTTCAGGTACTTAGAGCTAGTGCCTAG